In a single window of the Candidatus Deferrimicrobiaceae bacterium genome:
- a CDS encoding HIT domain-containing protein encodes MERMFSPWRMAYIQKDQGGCGNGHGCVFCVEPADLDDPGRLVLGIYPHTLAICNLYPYNNGHVLLAPRRHVSDLSLLSREELSELMSLAAMATRALGAEYAPAGFNLGMNLGKVAGAGIADHLHLHVVPRWNGDTNFMSAALTTRVLPESLAETHLRLQPLFRDLAP; translated from the coding sequence ATGGAGCGGATGTTTTCACCGTGGCGGATGGCGTACATCCAGAAGGATCAGGGGGGCTGCGGCAACGGACACGGTTGCGTTTTCTGCGTCGAACCGGCCGACCTCGACGATCCCGGCCGGCTGGTACTCGGAATCTACCCTCATACGCTCGCCATCTGCAACCTGTACCCCTACAATAACGGGCATGTCCTTCTCGCGCCGCGCCGGCACGTTTCCGATCTGTCGCTCCTCTCGCGCGAGGAGCTGTCCGAACTCATGTCGCTCGCGGCGATGGCCACCCGCGCGCTCGGCGCAGAGTACGCTCCCGCAGGCTTCAACCTCGGCATGAACCTGGGCAAGGTGGCGGGCGCCGGCATCGCCGACCACCTTCACCTTCACGTTGTCCCCCGATGGAACGGCGACACAAACTTCATGAGCGCCGCCCTGACCACGCGCGTTCTCCCCGAATCGCTGGCCGAGACGCACCTTCGCCTTCAGCCCCTGTTCCGCGACCTCGCGCCGTAA
- a CDS encoding 30S ribosomal protein S1, with translation MNENPTKPEVSEDPAEADFATLWEESIEVPEEGHLIHGVVIKILKEYVAVDINRKSEGMLPISDIPPEELEGLKPGERIDVMVERYDGQQGFVLLSRTKVLKLRVWDDLQKAFDEGTPVDGVLVAKVKGGYTVDIGVKTFLPGSQVDLRPVKDTENVVGLKGKFKILKFSRKKANVVVSRRAWLEQEREGLRAGLLDHMKEGDIVEARVKNITDYGMFMDLGGLDGLMHITDMSYGKVSHPSELFKVGDALTVKVIRFDREKGRISLGLKQMKPDPWFEIAANYPEGARAKGRVTNITKYGAFVELEEGVEGLLHVSEMSWGKRLKEPSEIMKAGDVIEVVVLKVETENRKISLGYRQLLPNPWDELRALHPEGSVVDGVVKNITDFGVFVDIGGEIDGLIHISDLSWNQRIKHPSEVVKKGDKVTAKVVKVDRENQKFSLGLKQLTADPWSELESRLHKGVAVTGKVTRVADFGVFVEVGNGFEGLVHISELSREKVESAAAFCHEGEEVTAVVLGLDRANKKISLSIRAYQDEADRKSMESYMHNANREPEGPTALGEALRAKLKLNGE, from the coding sequence ATGAACGAGAACCCAACCAAGCCCGAAGTTTCCGAAGATCCGGCCGAGGCCGATTTCGCGACGCTCTGGGAGGAAAGCATCGAAGTCCCCGAGGAAGGCCACCTCATCCACGGGGTCGTGATCAAGATTCTCAAGGAATATGTGGCGGTCGACATCAACCGCAAGTCCGAGGGAATGCTTCCGATCTCCGATATTCCCCCCGAAGAGCTCGAGGGGCTGAAGCCGGGCGAACGGATCGACGTCATGGTCGAGCGCTACGACGGTCAGCAGGGCTTCGTGCTGCTCTCAAGGACCAAGGTGCTCAAGCTCCGCGTCTGGGACGACCTCCAGAAGGCGTTCGACGAAGGGACGCCGGTCGACGGCGTGCTGGTGGCCAAGGTCAAGGGCGGCTATACGGTCGATATCGGGGTCAAGACCTTCCTGCCGGGCAGCCAGGTCGACCTTCGCCCCGTGAAAGACACGGAAAACGTCGTGGGGCTCAAGGGCAAGTTCAAGATCCTCAAGTTCTCCCGGAAGAAGGCAAACGTCGTCGTGTCCCGCCGCGCCTGGCTCGAGCAGGAGCGCGAGGGGCTTCGGGCCGGCCTTCTCGACCACATGAAAGAAGGCGACATCGTCGAGGCGCGGGTCAAGAACATCACCGATTACGGGATGTTCATGGACCTCGGCGGTCTCGACGGCCTCATGCACATCACCGACATGAGCTACGGCAAGGTGTCGCACCCGAGCGAGCTCTTCAAGGTCGGCGACGCGCTCACGGTCAAGGTCATCCGCTTCGACCGCGAGAAGGGGCGCATCTCCCTGGGGCTCAAGCAGATGAAGCCCGATCCCTGGTTCGAGATCGCGGCGAACTACCCCGAAGGCGCGCGTGCCAAGGGGCGGGTGACCAACATCACGAAATACGGCGCATTCGTCGAGCTCGAGGAGGGGGTCGAGGGATTGCTCCACGTCTCCGAGATGTCCTGGGGCAAGCGGCTCAAGGAACCGTCCGAGATCATGAAGGCGGGCGACGTCATCGAGGTCGTCGTCCTCAAGGTCGAGACCGAGAACCGGAAGATCTCGCTGGGCTACCGGCAGCTCCTGCCCAACCCGTGGGATGAACTGCGCGCCCTCCACCCCGAAGGGTCGGTCGTCGACGGCGTCGTCAAGAACATCACCGATTTCGGCGTATTCGTCGACATCGGGGGCGAGATCGACGGCCTGATCCACATCTCCGACCTGTCGTGGAACCAGCGGATCAAGCATCCATCCGAAGTCGTCAAGAAGGGCGACAAGGTGACCGCCAAGGTCGTCAAGGTCGACCGGGAGAACCAGAAGTTCTCGCTCGGTCTCAAGCAGTTGACCGCCGATCCCTGGTCCGAGCTCGAATCGCGCCTGCACAAGGGCGTTGCGGTGACCGGCAAGGTGACCCGCGTCGCGGACTTCGGCGTGTTCGTCGAGGTCGGCAACGGCTTCGAGGGCCTGGTCCACATCTCCGAGCTTTCCCGCGAAAAGGTCGAGAGCGCCGCGGCCTTCTGCCACGAGGGCGAGGAAGTCACCGCCGTCGTGCTCGGCCTCGACCGGGCCAACAAGAAGATCTCTCTCAGCATCCGCGCCTACCAGGACGAGGCCGACCGGAAGAGCATGGAAAGCTACATGCACAACGCGAATCGCGAACCCGAGGGGCCGACCGCGCTCGGGGAGGCGCTTCGGGCCAAGCTGAAGCTCAACGGAGAATGA
- a CDS encoding integration host factor subunit beta — MTKSDLVEKLSEKVSNLTKKECEEIVDTVFENMKKALHKGEKIEIRGFGSFTVRTRRAKEGRNPKTGDKVAIPEKRIPFFKVGKELRELVNC; from the coding sequence ATGACCAAGAGCGATCTCGTCGAAAAGCTTTCCGAGAAGGTGTCGAACCTGACCAAGAAAGAGTGTGAGGAAATCGTCGACACCGTGTTCGAAAACATGAAGAAGGCGCTCCACAAGGGCGAAAAGATCGAGATCCGCGGTTTCGGCAGCTTCACGGTCCGGACGCGGCGGGCCAAGGAAGGCCGCAATCCCAAGACCGGCGACAAGGTGGCAATTCCCGAGAAGCGCATTCCCTTCTTCAAGGTGGGGAAGGAGCTCCGGGAACTGGTCAACTGCTGA
- the ispH gene encoding 4-hydroxy-3-methylbut-2-enyl diphosphate reductase, protein MKQILIARSAGFCFGVKRAISIANETATKGVSEGESGCGQTIRSLGPLIHNPQVVEELEKKGVRVVETVDDVDGGKVIVRSHGITRSDRAALDAKGVGIIDATCPFVNKAQEHARQLSSEGYAVIVVGDANHPEVKSIISYIAPGVPILTNLAELREGTGIRKAGIVAQTTQSFENLMQFVSAALKVFPEVRVFNTICNATVLRQKESTAVAEKADVMVVLGGYNSANTCRLAEICREINPRTHHVETADELPAGFLENVSTVGVTAGASTPQWIIEALIARIRELWAGESIRVEHYQ, encoded by the coding sequence GTGAAACAGATCCTGATCGCCCGCAGCGCGGGTTTTTGCTTCGGGGTCAAGCGCGCCATCTCGATCGCGAACGAGACGGCGACGAAAGGCGTCTCCGAAGGGGAGTCCGGATGCGGCCAGACGATCCGCTCGCTGGGGCCGCTGATTCATAATCCCCAGGTGGTCGAGGAGCTCGAGAAGAAGGGAGTCCGCGTCGTCGAGACCGTCGACGACGTCGACGGCGGGAAGGTGATCGTCCGTTCGCACGGCATCACGCGCTCCGACCGCGCCGCGCTCGACGCGAAAGGCGTCGGCATCATCGACGCCACCTGCCCCTTCGTCAACAAGGCCCAGGAGCACGCGCGCCAGCTCAGCTCCGAGGGGTACGCGGTCATCGTCGTCGGCGACGCCAATCACCCCGAGGTCAAGAGCATCATCAGCTACATCGCGCCGGGCGTGCCAATTCTCACCAACCTGGCCGAGCTTCGGGAGGGGACCGGGATCCGCAAGGCGGGGATCGTCGCCCAGACGACTCAGTCGTTCGAGAACCTGATGCAGTTCGTATCCGCCGCTCTCAAGGTCTTTCCCGAGGTCCGCGTCTTCAACACCATCTGCAACGCCACCGTGCTGCGCCAGAAGGAGTCGACCGCCGTGGCCGAAAAGGCCGACGTCATGGTGGTGCTCGGCGGATACAACAGCGCCAACACGTGCCGGCTGGCCGAGATCTGCCGGGAGATCAACCCGCGAACGCACCACGTCGAAACCGCGGACGAGCTGCCGGCGGGTTTCCTCGAGAACGTCTCAACCGTCGGCGTGACGGCGGGCGCATCGACACCTCAGTGGATCATCGAGGCGCTGATCGCGCGGATTCGCGAATTGTGGGCAGGCGAATCGATCCGGGTCGAGCATTATCAATAG
- the sppA gene encoding signal peptide peptidase SppA codes for MNTGGLYGDVSHFKGGARKSPFFRGCLMIGLVLGVFLLLLGILSQVDEGTLQRGDKVAVLPITGLIADSESVIEQLKKYAKDENVKAIVIRINSPGGGVGPSQEIYEEVRKLRGKKVVVTSMGALAASGGYYIACATQKIYANPGTITGSIGVIMPFVNLEELAHKLGVRGMEVKSGRFKDTGSSMRSMNPEEKALLQGVVDNTHRQFVAAVAEGRKQPASKVMQIADGRIMSGEQAKALGLVDALGNLEDAVADAGRMAGIKGEPRVITPAKKKLSFADLLKQEIKTLIDERMSAEPVHIDYLAK; via the coding sequence ATGAACACCGGGGGGCTCTACGGCGACGTGTCCCACTTCAAGGGCGGGGCGCGCAAAAGCCCGTTCTTTCGGGGCTGCCTGATGATCGGTCTGGTGCTCGGGGTCTTCCTTCTCCTGCTCGGGATTCTCTCCCAGGTCGACGAGGGGACGCTCCAGCGAGGCGACAAGGTGGCGGTGCTGCCCATCACCGGGTTGATCGCCGACTCCGAGTCCGTGATCGAGCAGCTCAAGAAATACGCGAAAGACGAGAACGTCAAAGCCATCGTCATCCGGATCAACTCGCCGGGCGGCGGGGTTGGCCCTTCCCAGGAAATCTACGAAGAGGTTCGCAAGCTCCGGGGCAAGAAGGTGGTCGTCACGTCGATGGGGGCGCTGGCAGCGTCCGGCGGCTATTACATCGCCTGCGCCACGCAGAAGATCTATGCGAACCCGGGGACGATCACCGGCTCCATCGGCGTCATCATGCCGTTCGTCAACCTCGAGGAGCTCGCCCATAAGCTCGGCGTCCGGGGGATGGAGGTCAAGAGCGGCCGCTTCAAGGACACCGGATCCTCGATGCGCTCCATGAATCCCGAAGAAAAGGCGCTGCTCCAGGGGGTCGTCGACAACACCCATCGCCAGTTCGTCGCGGCGGTCGCCGAGGGCCGAAAGCAGCCGGCCTCGAAGGTCATGCAGATCGCCGACGGCCGCATCATGTCGGGCGAGCAGGCCAAGGCGCTCGGGCTGGTCGACGCGCTTGGCAACCTCGAGGATGCGGTGGCCGATGCCGGGCGCATGGCCGGAATCAAGGGCGAGCCCCGTGTGATCACGCCCGCCAAGAAAAAGCTGTCATTTGCCGACCTGCTCAAGCAGGAGATCAAGACGCTGATCGACGAGCGCATGTCGGCCGAACCCGTTCACATCGATTATCTGGCGAAATGA